The Liquorilactobacillus nagelii DSM 13675 DNA window GCCAACGCAATTTTATTGGGGGCAATTCTTGGTGGAATGCAGGCTGTCGACTTGGGTGGACCGGTAAATAAAGCTGCTTACACGACTGCAATTGGTGTTCTAACCACAACTGGAAATGGTAGCATGATGGCTTCAGTAATGGTGGGGGGGATGATTCCACCTTTAGCAATTGCAATTGCAACTACAATTTGGAGAAGCAAGTTTACTGCTGATGAACGTAAAGCTGGCATTAGTAATTATATTTTAGGAATTTCTTTTATAACAGAAGGAGCAATTCCATTTGCAATTGCTGATCCCGTAAGAGTGATTGGTTCTTGTATTGTTGGTTCAGTAATCGGCGGCGGCTTAACCCAATTATGGAAAGTAAGTGTACCAGCGCCTCATGGAGGTTTGTGGGTAGTTTTGCTTATGCATAATCCAATGTACTTTATCTTAGCTTTGATAATTGGAGCGCTTGTAGCTGGCACGATTTATGGTATTTGGAAACCCAAAAAAGCAGTGGCTTTTGATAAATAGATGATATTATATAAGTAATTCTATTCTAAGCAGTTGTTTGGAGGGTAAAGTTTAATGAGTAGTGAAAATGTAATTGATATGATCTATAGTAATCTGAGTGCAATGACCCAAACTGATAAAAAAATTGCTCAAAGTATTTTGAAAAATCCTGGAGATGCAGTCAATTATACAATTTCAGAACTAGCCAGTAAGTCGTCTGTCAGTGAAGCTTCAGTTTCTCGGTTTTGTAAAAATCTCCAGTTAACGGGGTTTCATCAATTAAAGATTGAATTAGCTAAAGTATCTGATGATGAATCAAGTTATTATAAAGTTGTTAATATTGATAATATTCAGCAAGCAATAACTAACATTAAAGATAATAAGAATTCAGAAATTTCAAACACTTTAGCCAGTATTGATACCTCAACGATAAAAAAAGTAATGAAATTAATTGAAAGTTCTAGAATTTTCCAAATCGCTGCTGAGGGGAATACCTTTCCAGTAGTTGAAGATGCATCTTACCGTTTTAATCAAATTGGTATTTTAACAATTTGTTCGGAATCTTGGGAAACATCCATTGGTCAAACATTAAATTTGGCAAGTGATGACGTACTAATGGTTATCTCTAATTCAGGTGAATCGAAGCGGCTATTAAAGCAAATAAGGATTGCAAAGAAAAAAGGTATTAAAGTTATTGCTATCACAAATCGAAATGATTCACCAATTGCGTTAGAAGCAGACTACCATTTGCGAACAGCTGTTAGACAAAAAGTATTACAATCGGAATATTATTTTTCCAGAGTTGCTGCAATGACCGTAGTTGAAACAATTTTTTTACTGCTAATTGCTAAAGATCGTAAGCGATTAAGTCGAATTACGGAACATGAAGCTATTATTTCAGATACGAAGATTTAAATTG harbors:
- a CDS encoding MurR/RpiR family transcriptional regulator, translated to MSSENVIDMIYSNLSAMTQTDKKIAQSILKNPGDAVNYTISELASKSSVSEASVSRFCKNLQLTGFHQLKIELAKVSDDESSYYKVVNIDNIQQAITNIKDNKNSEISNTLASIDTSTIKKVMKLIESSRIFQIAAEGNTFPVVEDASYRFNQIGILTICSESWETSIGQTLNLASDDVLMVISNSGESKRLLKQIRIAKKKGIKVIAITNRNDSPIALEADYHLRTAVRQKVLQSEYYFSRVAAMTVVETIFLLLIAKDRKRLSRITEHEAIISDTKI